Below is a window of Humulus lupulus chromosome 2, drHumLupu1.1, whole genome shotgun sequence DNA.
TATTTGGAATAATGATAACTCTGCACTTTTTCAGGAAACCAACTATTCCTCCCAAAGTTCCTTGTTGGGTTGcatcttttttttaaaaactattgGACTACTCAGCAAACTCAACATGTTAATAGAGAGGATAAAGTTTCAAGGTCAAACATTCAATGGATTCCACCTCCTGCGGGTCAATTAAAAGTGAACATTGATGCAGCTGCATGTACCAAAAGTTATAGAATTGGCTTTGGAGCTGTAGTCGGGAATAACAAAAGAAGAATTGTACCTGGGCTTGTTGTCCCCATGAAATGGAGTTATTCATCATCGATTATGGAGGCTCGGGCTCTTTTATGTACCCTTAAATTGTGTAATGTAGTTTCATTGCCTATCATATACATTAAAATGGATTCCAAAATTTTGGTTGATAGAGTTTTGCATTCTTATCAGGATATGTCTTCTTTTTCAGATCTTGTCAGGGAAATTAAAACCTCATTATCTTCTTTCCTTGACTTACACCTTTCTTATGTACCTAGAAAAGCCAATACTTTGGCTcatagaatttgctaggaagacaTTAGGATCAGATACTGAGGTAGTTTGGAATAACTCAATTCCAAGCTTTCCTTCAATTATGCAAACTGCTTCTTGTATTTCTCGGTTTCATCAAATGGAAGcacttatatttatataaaaatataaaaaataagtggTTAAAAAAATGAAGATAGcaataaacaaaaataatgataaaatatttagacaaaaaaaaaacactaattaAACTACAAATAACAAATTTTCTTGaaagtaaaattattattattactcgTAGAAACTTAGTAGACATATTTTTCTCCCAACATAAAATAGAAAAAGATGTGAcagaaataaaaacataagatagaTGAAATTACTTAACATAAAGTTTGTGAAAGTTTCATCTAGAAGGGAGCTAATTAATTAATAGTGTTTATTAATTTCTTCCAAGCAGGGCGGTTGGAGATGGTTTCCCACCAGGCCTTGACGTTCTTCCTCTCAGCCACTAGATGCCCCATTTTAATTTCATTCACCAAATATCTAATCGCCGGAAGATGGGTCAGATCGGCCAGACTGAAAGCGTCACCGCCAAGGTATTTGCTCTTCCCCAATCTCTCCTCGTACACGTCAAGCACTTTCACCAGCTTTTCCTCACAGCTGTGCACCAGAGCCAAGTTTCCCACCTCTCCCATACTAGGCAGGATTAGGATCTGAAGCACCAGTGTGTAGACTAACTCGTTGAAGTTGTTGGATTCTACTTCTACCCATTGGTCCACTATGGCTCTCTCCTCCGCCGTCGCCCCCAATAGCTCAGCTCCTTCATCGGCGTACTTGGTTGCGTAGTACCTTATGATTGCTCTTGATTCTGAAATCAATAACAACACTTTAATTGTGGATACATGATGTTAATATTTCTTTACCACTTAAAATTTTACAAAAGTATCTATTCacttaaatttattattcaatttaGATTTCATGTTCTATCACTTAAAATAGTTAATTTAAGACGGAAGATTTATATTTGAAAAGGGCATTATATTTgaatccaaaaatatatataggtacacattagttaaaaatatttttcttttgacATTCTGTcaattctttctttttttttttttttttctaatttcaataattttattttatcttattttcataattttttagaaaaaaaaatcttactttgagaagttttatatttttttttcaataaattttattttatttaaatatttaaaatatatattttttagaatatgaaaaaaatttaaaaaatatgagcataaattgataaaaatatgtattatatactaatttttaataaaaattaagcgtcttaatcaaattttgggtACAATAATCACTATTTAAAATTAGAGGAAATTACaattttaatagagtgtgcaaaaatatgattttttttcaaaaaaagttaatctatggcttttttttaagaattttcacttttatgggtttattttcccatatttttgtataaaagttaatttatgtcatagttttactcttaatcaaatttggaagggtaagtttgtaatttgattattattttttttaggttatttatttttttatattactaattttatattaaatttttctttggttgttttgcacattttttttttgtaatatga
It encodes the following:
- the LOC133816172 gene encoding glutathione S-transferase F11-like; the protein is MVVKVYGSLRSACTQRVLACFLEKGIEYEIVHVDLQTAQHKRPQFLLLQPFGQVPVIEEGEFRLFESRAIIRYYATKYADEGAELLGATAEERAIVDQWVEVESNNFNELVYTLVLQILILPSMGEVGNLALVHSCEEKLVKVLDVYEERLGKSKYLGGDAFSLADLTHLPAIRYLVNEIKMGHLVAERKNVKAWWETISNRPAWKKLINTIN